In Fusobacterium periodonticum ATCC 33693, the following are encoded in one genomic region:
- the kdd gene encoding L-erythro-3,5-diaminohexanoate dehydrogenase, with protein MKKGCKYGTHRVIEPAGVLPQPAKKISNDMEIFSNEILIDVIALNIDSASFTQIEEEAGHDVEKIKAKIKEIVAEKGKMQNPVTGSGGMLIGTVEKIGDDLVGKTDLKVGDKIATLVSLSLTPLRIDEIIDIKPDIDRVEIKGKAILFESGIYAVLPTDMSETLALAALDVAGAPAQVAKLVKPCQSVAILGSAGKSGMLCAYEAVKRVGPTGRVIGVVRNEKEKALLERVSDKVKIVIADATKPMDVLHAVLEANDGNEVDVAINCVNVANTEMSTILPVKEFGIAYFFSMATAFTKAALGAEGVGKDITMIVGNGYTVDHAAITLEELRESAALREIFNELYL; from the coding sequence ATGAAAAAAGGTTGTAAATATGGAACACATAGAGTTATAGAACCAGCTGGAGTTTTACCTCAACCAGCAAAAAAAATATCAAATGATATGGAAATATTCTCAAATGAAATTTTAATAGATGTTATAGCACTTAATATAGACTCTGCATCTTTTACTCAAATAGAAGAAGAAGCAGGACATGATGTAGAAAAAATAAAAGCTAAAATCAAAGAAATAGTTGCAGAAAAAGGTAAAATGCAAAATCCTGTAACTGGTTCTGGAGGAATGTTAATAGGAACAGTTGAAAAAATCGGTGATGATTTAGTTGGAAAAACTGATTTAAAAGTTGGAGATAAAATAGCAACTCTTGTTTCTCTTTCATTAACTCCATTAAGAATAGATGAAATAATAGATATCAAACCTGATATAGACAGAGTTGAAATAAAAGGTAAAGCAATCTTATTTGAAAGCGGAATCTATGCAGTATTACCAACAGATATGTCAGAAACTCTAGCTCTAGCAGCACTTGACGTAGCAGGAGCACCTGCACAAGTAGCAAAACTTGTTAAACCTTGTCAATCAGTTGCAATCTTAGGTTCAGCAGGAAAATCTGGAATGCTTTGTGCTTACGAAGCAGTAAAAAGAGTAGGACCTACTGGAAGAGTTATAGGTGTTGTAAGAAATGAAAAAGAAAAAGCTTTACTTGAAAGAGTAAGTGACAAAGTAAAAATAGTTATAGCAGATGCTACTAAACCTATGGATGTTCTTCATGCAGTTCTTGAAGCTAATGATGGAAATGAAGTAGATGTTGCAATAAACTGTGTAAACGTAGCTAATACAGAAATGTCAACAATTTTACCAGTAAAAGAATTTGGTATAGCTTACTTCTTCTCAATGGCAACTGCATTTACAAAAGCTGCATTAGGAGCAGAAGGAGTAGGAAAAGACATAACTATGATAGTTGGAAATGGATATACAGTTGACCATGCTGCAATAACTTTAGAAGAATTAAGAGAAAGTGCAGCATTAAGAGAAATATTTAATGAATTATATCTATAA
- the kce gene encoding 3-keto-5-aminohexanoate cleavage protein → MEKLIITAAICGAEVTKENNPAIPYTVEEIAREAESAYKAGASIIHLHVREDDGTPTQDKERFRKCIEAIREKCPDVIIQPSTGGAVGMSDLERLQPTELHPEMATLDCGTCNFGGDEVFVNTENTIKNFGKILIERGVKPEIEVFDKGMIDYAIRFQKQGFIQKPMHFDFVLGVQMSASARDLVFMVESIPEGSTWTVAGVGRHQFQMAALAIVMGGHVRVGFEDNVYIDKGVLAKSNGELVERVVRLAKELGREIATPDEARQILSLKK, encoded by the coding sequence ATGGAAAAATTAATTATAACTGCAGCTATTTGCGGAGCTGAAGTAACAAAAGAAAATAATCCAGCAATTCCTTATACAGTAGAAGAAATTGCAAGAGAAGCTGAATCAGCATATAAAGCAGGGGCAAGCATAATACATTTACATGTTAGAGAAGATGATGGAACTCCAACACAAGATAAAGAAAGATTTAGAAAATGTATTGAAGCTATAAGAGAAAAATGCCCAGATGTAATCATTCAACCATCTACTGGTGGAGCAGTTGGAATGTCTGACTTAGAAAGATTACAACCTACTGAGTTACATCCAGAAATGGCAACACTTGATTGTGGAACTTGTAACTTTGGTGGAGATGAAGTATTTGTAAATACAGAAAACACAATTAAAAACTTTGGAAAAATTCTTATAGAAAGAGGGGTTAAACCAGAAATAGAAGTTTTTGATAAAGGTATGATTGACTATGCTATAAGATTCCAAAAACAAGGATTTATACAAAAACCTATGCATTTTGACTTTGTACTAGGTGTACAAATGTCAGCTTCAGCAAGAGACTTAGTGTTCATGGTTGAAAGTATCCCAGAAGGTTCTACTTGGACAGTTGCAGGAGTGGGAAGACATCAATTCCAAATGGCTGCTCTAGCAATAGTTATGGGAGGACATGTAAGAGTTGGATTTGAAGATAATGTGTATATAGACAAAGGTGTTTTAGCAAAATCAAATGGAGAGCTTGTTGAAAGAGTTGTAAGACTAGCAAAAGAGTTAGGTAGAGAAATTGCAACTCCTGATGAAGCAAGACAAATATTAAGTTTAAAAAAATAA
- the kal gene encoding 3-aminobutyryl-CoA ammonia lyase, translating to MKSLIRLRMSSHDAHYGGNLVDGARMLQLFGDVATELLIQLDGDEGLFKAYDSVEFIAPVFAGDFIEAVGEIVNVGNSSRKMVFEARKVIVPRPDISDSAADVLAEPIVVCRATGTCVTPKDKQRGKK from the coding sequence ATGAAATCTTTAATCAGATTAAGAATGAGTTCTCATGATGCTCATTATGGAGGAAATTTAGTTGATGGTGCTAGAATGTTACAATTATTTGGAGATGTGGCAACTGAACTTTTAATCCAATTAGATGGAGATGAAGGTTTATTTAAAGCTTATGATAGTGTTGAATTCATAGCACCAGTTTTTGCAGGTGATTTTATAGAAGCTGTAGGTGAAATTGTAAATGTAGGAAATAGCTCAAGAAAAATGGTATTTGAAGCTAGAAAGGTAATAGTACCAAGACCAGATATTTCTGATTCAGCAGCTGATGTTTTAGCAGAACCAATAGTTGTATGTAGAGCAACTGGAACTTGTGTAACACCAAAAGATAAACAACGTGGAAAAAAATAA